One segment of Salvia hispanica cultivar TCC Black 2014 unplaced genomic scaffold, UniMelb_Shisp_WGS_1.0 HiC_scaffold_1324, whole genome shotgun sequence DNA contains the following:
- the LOC125198262 gene encoding uncharacterized protein LOC125198262, translated as MSLVSYRWKNMWRSLPGLRFHFRPATTPFRIHLEDFTIHSSFVSQLLFHRDAAAAVHDFHLLFDGPTPNPQYPCGVDREFLEECVLYAINHGLQSLRLHWPTYRKLRLPPAFLTCNTLRELEIRDLFCPVKLPGRLSLPNLKTLHLHTLFLVFDDHHHRMDPFSGLPQLEKLTLINLSCDGLVIIKAPKLRVLEIQDYYLKVKEISAPLLTSFRYESDIAWECAKVNFPMLEQVYLDIHDTCYHHHDNNFVMMLHQFGHATTVSFTVDTLQILQCKFGSFEQTPTPFPNMKCLRVMKGCYTNCTVFQGVINYLTRTLNCKVEFSPSLFVSEYVTDEDMYNYLNS; from the exons ATGAGTCTTGTCTCCTATAGATGGAAGAACATGTGGCGTTCCCTCCCCGGCCTCCGCTTCCACTTCCGTCCCGCCACCACCCCCTTCCGCATCCACTTGGAAGATTTTACCATCCACTCTAGCTTTGTTTCCCAGTTGCTATTTCACCGTGACGCCGCAGCCGCCGTCCACGACTTCCACCTCTTATTCGACGGCCCTACCCCCAATCCACAATATCCATGCGGAGTTGACAGGGAATTCTTGGAGGAATGCGTGCTCTACGCCATCAATCACGGCCTTCAATCTCTCCGCCTCCACTGGCCCACCTACCGCAAACTCAGGCTTCCGCCAGCGTTTCTCACCTGCAACACGCTACGGGAGCTCGAGATCAGGGATTTGTTCTGCCCGGTTAAACTACCTGGACGCTTGTCCTTACCTAATTTGAAAACCCTTCATCTCCACACCCTCTTTTtggtcttcgacgatcatcaCCATAGGATGGACCCCTTTTCCGGCCTCCCACAGCTGGAGAAGCTTACTCTCATCAATTTATCGTGTGATGGCCTTGTTATTATAAAGGCTCCAAAGCTTAGAGTTCTTGAAATCCaggattattatttaaaagtgAAAGAGATCTCTGCTCCATTGCTTACCTCATTTAGATACGAGTCTGATATTGCTTGGGAATGTGCAAAGGTGAATTTCCCAATGTTGGAACAAGTCTATTTAGACATTCATGACACTTGTTACCATCATCACGATAACAACTTTGTTATGATGCTTCACCAATTTGGGCATGCCACCACAGTTTCATTCACTGTGGACACTCTGCAG ATTCTCCAATGCAAATTTGGTTCTTTTGAGCAAACTCCTACTCCATTTCCCAAC ATGAAATGTCTCAGAGTGATGAAAGGGTGTTATACAAATTGCACAGTGTTTcagggagtaataaacta tttgacaAGGACTTTGAACTGCAAGGTGGAATTTTCTCCTAGTTTATTTGTTAGTGAATACGTGACTGACGAAGATATGTACAACTATCTAAACTCCTGA